One genomic window of Polyangiaceae bacterium includes the following:
- a CDS encoding LysR family transcriptional regulator codes for MDLEALRIFLKVAEVQSLTRAGEHLGLPKAHVSRKLAALESDLDTRLFHRSTRVVRLTPDGETLIPRARSIVREADEVSGMFRTGRRLRGRVRVDMPVALARNRVLPALPQLLERHPELELFISTTDRIVDVVGEGFDCVLRVGASSDLDVTQKKLGELSVLNCVSRGYVERRGIPKSLEDLDQHQLVHYASRLGTDAPMFEYVRDGKTHFRAMASSVTVNTSDAYSAACVAGLGMVQVPRIGMTARLASGEVVDVLPDFRCAPMPVVILQTHGRRPPQRVRAVMDWIMEALRGQLE; via the coding sequence ATGGACTTGGAAGCGCTACGCATCTTCCTCAAGGTCGCGGAAGTACAGAGTTTGACCCGTGCAGGCGAACATTTGGGCCTGCCAAAGGCCCATGTGTCTCGCAAGCTAGCGGCGCTCGAGAGTGATCTCGACACCCGATTGTTTCATCGATCGACTCGAGTGGTGCGCCTCACCCCGGATGGGGAAACGCTAATCCCGCGCGCTCGAAGCATCGTGCGCGAAGCCGACGAGGTGAGCGGGATGTTCCGCACGGGAAGGCGCTTGCGTGGGCGGGTGCGCGTCGACATGCCCGTCGCGCTCGCGCGCAATCGGGTGTTGCCAGCGTTGCCTCAGCTGCTGGAGCGCCACCCGGAGCTCGAGCTGTTCATCAGCACGACGGATCGCATCGTGGATGTCGTGGGGGAGGGATTCGATTGCGTGCTGCGGGTTGGCGCTTCATCCGATCTGGACGTCACACAGAAAAAGCTCGGCGAGCTGTCGGTCCTGAACTGTGTCTCCCGAGGCTACGTTGAGCGGCGAGGGATCCCGAAGAGCTTGGAGGATCTCGATCAGCACCAGCTGGTGCACTACGCGTCGCGTCTGGGCACCGACGCGCCGATGTTCGAGTACGTTCGCGACGGTAAGACGCACTTCCGAGCGATGGCTTCCTCGGTGACGGTGAATACGTCGGATGCCTATTCTGCCGCCTGCGTTGCGGGCCTCGGCATGGTTCAGGTTCCGCGCATCGGGATGACTGCGCGCCTGGCGAGCGGCGAGGTGGTCGATGTTCTGCCCGATTTTCGCTGTGCGCCCATGCCAGTCGTGATCCTGCAAACCCATGGCAGGCGTCCGCCCCAGCGCGTGCGCGCCGTGATGGATTGGATTATGGAGGCGCTAAGGGGGCAGTTGGAATGA
- a CDS encoding DUF2403 domain-containing lipoprotein: MGSLTSTISAPWYSFLLLGASALTASACQSDGKSSAGSGGNGAVSAGGSAQGGSSSGAAGAGNAASAGSTNGGSASGGTTGGAGNGGSGNGGSGNQPPTLGGGLGEYPTETSDLTLGGSMTFTNVGAPGWWPRRIDRAPGDAACNYKDGTDTWGGHCCMKEQHSQSNALAPFDEEMTLILKAIDIKQVAVYQPQAASTAWGLVSAWDRRTGEGQNLAFTQDQAPMTQISGELIHDDCVWYLAQNQAFDCGDGRDYFCPDDPGVKRLGWRGSKLFVLLASMTFDDAGVSACNGTGQGHPGPWVALVASELIRDGARKWNGACNCYSKTGSVGDGCGEINLFEVVMDNNQYSNREFISTGVRSYQAGHVGGNVCGSGCARDDFPADATVVDACGKQAYGRGPEIAVGGAADGCPVWKRPIGDRYFLVLLDESQRSIQLAIVHPDNIPSQAAALLPSLPADLPRAAIDALLALRLPSN, encoded by the coding sequence ATGGGAAGTCTCACCTCGACCATCTCAGCGCCTTGGTACTCTTTCCTGCTCCTCGGCGCCTCCGCGCTGACCGCCAGCGCCTGCCAAAGCGACGGCAAGTCCAGCGCAGGAAGCGGAGGAAACGGCGCCGTCTCCGCGGGAGGGTCAGCTCAAGGCGGAAGCTCGAGTGGAGCCGCCGGGGCTGGCAACGCCGCCTCCGCCGGCTCGACGAACGGAGGATCCGCAAGCGGGGGGACGACGGGCGGCGCTGGCAACGGCGGATCCGGCAACGGCGGAAGCGGTAATCAGCCACCGACTCTGGGTGGTGGCCTGGGAGAATACCCCACGGAAACAAGCGACCTTACCCTCGGCGGCAGCATGACGTTCACGAACGTTGGCGCTCCCGGTTGGTGGCCGAGGCGCATCGACCGCGCGCCGGGCGATGCAGCCTGCAACTACAAGGACGGCACCGACACCTGGGGCGGCCACTGCTGCATGAAGGAGCAGCACAGCCAGAGTAACGCCCTCGCACCCTTCGACGAGGAGATGACGCTGATCCTCAAGGCCATCGATATAAAGCAGGTCGCTGTTTATCAACCTCAGGCTGCGTCTACTGCCTGGGGACTTGTTTCCGCCTGGGATCGCCGCACAGGCGAGGGTCAGAACCTGGCATTCACCCAAGATCAGGCCCCGATGACTCAGATCAGCGGGGAGCTCATCCACGATGACTGCGTGTGGTACCTCGCGCAGAATCAAGCCTTCGATTGCGGGGACGGCAGAGACTATTTCTGCCCCGACGACCCAGGAGTGAAACGCCTCGGCTGGCGAGGCTCGAAGTTGTTCGTGCTCCTCGCTTCGATGACCTTCGATGACGCAGGAGTCAGCGCCTGCAACGGTACTGGCCAAGGCCACCCAGGACCGTGGGTTGCCCTGGTGGCCTCCGAGCTGATCCGCGACGGCGCGCGCAAATGGAACGGCGCCTGCAACTGCTACTCGAAGACGGGCAGCGTCGGCGACGGCTGCGGCGAGATCAACCTGTTCGAAGTCGTGATGGACAACAACCAGTACAGTAACCGCGAGTTCATCAGCACGGGCGTGCGCTCGTACCAAGCAGGACATGTGGGCGGCAATGTCTGCGGCAGCGGGTGCGCCCGAGATGACTTCCCTGCGGATGCGACCGTCGTCGATGCTTGCGGGAAGCAAGCCTACGGCCGGGGACCGGAGATCGCCGTAGGCGGAGCCGCCGACGGTTGCCCAGTGTGGAAGCGTCCCATCGGTGATCGCTACTTCCTCGTGTTGCTCGACGAGTCACAGCGCAGCATCCAGCTCGCGATCGTGCATCCAGACAACATCCCCAGTCAGGCCGCCGCGCTCCTCCCGAGCCTCCCGGCAGACCTACCTCGCGCTGCCATTGATGCGCTGCTCGCGCTGCGCCTACCCTCGAACTAA
- a CDS encoding glycoside hydrolase family protein, with product MRQLIALCAVSGLIACSGSDDGSSGNGGSAGTAASGGAQSGGSKNGGAAGMTNGGSGISGGSSAGSGNGGAGATANGGSESGGTQNGGAQNGGAQNGGSGGSAGNSNTCKRGVAYGYHSEADMRALSSGVTWWYNWAFEPDQGVRSSYASIGLEYVPMVWGAGVSTSEVQSKAPSDSHALLGFNEPNFGEQANLSAAQAAALWPDVQAVADARGFKLLSPAVNFCGGNCQETDPFKYLDDFFSACTNCRVDAIAVHIYVGCAGENGNHAQWMINHLKTYESRFSQPIWLTEFACSDAQNAEEQRAFLVDAVTYLESDPRIERYAWFAGRANNVPHVDLLGADGQLTALGQAYVDAPRACDSQ from the coding sequence GTGCGCCAACTCATCGCCTTATGTGCCGTCTCAGGTCTGATCGCTTGCTCCGGTTCCGATGATGGGTCTTCCGGAAACGGCGGGAGCGCGGGCACCGCCGCGAGTGGTGGCGCTCAGAGCGGCGGCTCGAAAAATGGTGGGGCCGCGGGCATGACCAACGGCGGCTCAGGGATCTCCGGTGGTAGCAGCGCAGGCTCAGGGAACGGCGGCGCCGGTGCCACAGCCAACGGGGGTTCCGAGAGCGGCGGCACTCAAAACGGAGGCGCTCAAAACGGAGGCGCTCAGAACGGAGGCTCGGGTGGTTCCGCGGGGAATTCCAACACTTGCAAACGTGGCGTCGCCTACGGCTACCACTCAGAGGCGGACATGCGCGCGCTCTCGAGCGGCGTGACCTGGTGGTACAACTGGGCTTTCGAGCCCGACCAAGGCGTACGGAGCAGCTACGCGTCGATTGGCCTCGAGTATGTGCCCATGGTGTGGGGGGCGGGGGTGAGCACCAGCGAAGTGCAATCCAAGGCTCCAAGCGACAGCCACGCGCTGCTCGGCTTCAACGAGCCCAATTTCGGCGAACAAGCGAACCTCTCTGCGGCTCAGGCGGCGGCCCTGTGGCCAGACGTCCAAGCCGTAGCCGACGCGCGAGGCTTCAAGCTCTTGAGTCCCGCGGTGAACTTCTGTGGCGGGAACTGCCAGGAGACCGATCCGTTCAAGTACCTGGACGACTTCTTCAGCGCCTGCACCAATTGCCGCGTGGACGCGATCGCGGTGCACATCTACGTGGGCTGCGCGGGTGAAAACGGCAACCACGCGCAGTGGATGATCAACCACTTGAAGACCTACGAGAGCCGCTTCAGCCAGCCCATCTGGCTCACGGAGTTCGCCTGCAGCGACGCTCAAAACGCCGAAGAGCAGCGTGCGTTCTTGGTCGATGCGGTTACCTACCTCGAGAGCGATCCACGCATTGAGCGTTACGCCTGGTTCGCAGGGCGCGCCAACAACGTTCCTCACGTCGATCTCCTCGGTGCTGACGGCCAGCTGACAGCCCTCGGGCAAGCGTACGTCGACGCCCCGCGCGCTTGCGACAGCCAGTAG
- a CDS encoding type II toxin-antitoxin system PemK/MazF family toxin, producing MSQILRGELYWLKSAGARGEADVAHPHVVVQDDVFNRSRIETVVVCALTSNLKRATEPGNLLLDPGEGGLLKQSVVVVSQIDSVKKSELGARIGALSEARIEQVLAGLRFQQRAYFRED from the coding sequence ATGTCCCAGATCCTCAGAGGCGAACTGTATTGGCTGAAGTCAGCCGGCGCTCGCGGGGAAGCCGATGTCGCTCACCCCCATGTCGTCGTGCAAGACGACGTGTTCAATCGCAGCCGCATCGAGACCGTGGTGGTGTGCGCCCTGACGTCGAATCTCAAGCGCGCCACGGAGCCCGGAAACCTGTTGCTCGACCCAGGTGAAGGTGGCTTACTGAAGCAGAGCGTCGTCGTCGTCTCTCAAATCGACAGCGTCAAGAAGTCGGAGCTCGGAGCGCGTATCGGAGCCCTCTCTGAAGCACGCATCGAGCAAGTCTTGGCGGGGCTGCGCTTTCAGCAGCGTGCCTACTTCCGTGAGGATTAA
- a CDS encoding DUF962 domain-containing protein: MNNDARTGGLLAWQFHGYSQNHVARQNLLLHVFTVPLFQLGTLAVLSSPLAWWLGAVGFATMVGCVALQGRGHRLEEAPPAPFRGPFDVLARLFVEQWVTFPRFVLSGGFGRAWRVSAHSSPPSPHCEEL; the protein is encoded by the coding sequence ATGAACAACGATGCACGAACGGGAGGCCTGTTGGCCTGGCAGTTCCACGGCTACTCCCAGAACCACGTCGCTCGGCAGAACCTGCTGCTGCACGTCTTCACCGTCCCGCTGTTTCAGCTGGGCACCCTGGCAGTCTTGAGCTCGCCGCTCGCTTGGTGGCTCGGAGCTGTTGGGTTCGCAACGATGGTCGGCTGCGTCGCGCTCCAGGGGCGCGGCCATCGCCTGGAGGAGGCGCCGCCGGCTCCCTTCCGCGGTCCCTTCGACGTGCTCGCGCGGCTCTTCGTCGAGCAGTGGGTGACCTTCCCGCGGTTCGTGCTGAGCGGTGGTTTTGGGCGCGCTTGGCGTGTTTCGGCGCATTCCTCACCCCCGAGCCCGCATTGTGAAGAACTGTGA
- a CDS encoding GNAT family N-acetyltransferase: MRLSEGMILRTERLVMRPFVEADAEAFAKINADPQVMEHYPAPLSRGESDALLDRINTSFRENGFGVWALELGSSSALLGYTGLAIPTWENHLTPCVEVGWRLGREHWGNGYASEAARAALEVAFTDLGLSEVLSFTSLPNHRSARVMQRIGMRRDEASDFAHPNLPADHPLSRHIVYRISAAEWEAVRAAAVTP; this comes from the coding sequence ATGAGGCTGAGTGAGGGCATGATTCTGCGTACAGAGCGGCTCGTGATGCGACCGTTCGTCGAAGCGGACGCGGAGGCGTTTGCCAAAATCAACGCTGACCCCCAGGTGATGGAGCACTATCCCGCACCCCTCAGTCGCGGTGAGAGCGACGCCCTGCTCGATCGCATCAACACGAGCTTTCGCGAAAACGGCTTTGGCGTTTGGGCGCTCGAACTCGGTAGCTCGAGCGCGCTCCTGGGTTACACGGGCCTTGCAATTCCCACGTGGGAAAATCATCTGACCCCTTGCGTGGAAGTTGGGTGGCGCCTGGGCCGCGAGCACTGGGGTAACGGCTACGCGAGCGAAGCCGCGCGTGCGGCGCTGGAAGTGGCGTTCACGGATCTCGGGCTGAGCGAAGTGTTGTCGTTCACCTCCCTGCCGAACCACCGCTCAGCCCGGGTGATGCAGCGGATCGGCATGCGCCGCGATGAAGCGTCCGACTTCGCTCACCCGAACCTCCCCGCGGATCATCCGCTGAGTCGCCACATCGTCTATCGCATTTCCGCGGCCGAGTGGGAGGCAGTTCGAGCGGCTGCAGTCACACCCTGA
- a CDS encoding SDR family oxidoreductase has product MTQGNSPIALITGGSRGLGRSMALHLADRGVDLVITYNQNSAAADDVVQQIQAKGRQAVALQLNAADSSSFGAFAERLQGELTKTFGRERFDYLVNNAGTGLHKPLAETTEEEFDSLMKLHVKGPFFFTQKLLPLLNDGGRVLNISSGLARFTLPGYGAYAMMKGAIEVLTRYQAKELGARKITVNTLAPGAIETDFGGGTVRDNKQVNAMVASMTTLGRVGLPDDIGAAVAMLLSPDSAWITAQRIEVSGGQSI; this is encoded by the coding sequence ATGACACAAGGCAACTCCCCCATCGCACTCATCACTGGCGGCAGCCGTGGCCTCGGACGCAGCATGGCGCTGCACCTCGCGGATCGCGGAGTCGACCTCGTGATCACCTACAACCAGAACAGCGCAGCTGCGGATGACGTCGTCCAGCAGATTCAAGCCAAGGGCCGCCAGGCCGTCGCGCTTCAATTGAACGCCGCAGACTCGTCGTCGTTTGGTGCCTTTGCGGAGCGCTTGCAGGGCGAACTCACCAAGACCTTTGGGCGTGAGCGCTTCGACTACCTCGTGAACAACGCCGGCACGGGGCTCCACAAGCCGCTGGCTGAAACGACGGAAGAGGAGTTCGACTCCTTGATGAAGCTCCACGTGAAGGGGCCGTTCTTCTTCACGCAGAAGCTTCTGCCCCTGCTCAACGACGGCGGGCGGGTCTTGAACATCTCGAGCGGCCTCGCCCGCTTCACGCTGCCCGGCTACGGCGCCTACGCGATGATGAAGGGCGCCATCGAAGTGCTCACTCGCTACCAAGCGAAGGAACTCGGCGCGCGCAAGATCACCGTGAACACGCTAGCACCTGGCGCCATCGAGACCGACTTCGGCGGCGGCACGGTGCGCGACAACAAGCAAGTCAACGCCATGGTCGCCTCGATGACGACGCTTGGCCGCGTCGGTTTGCCCGACGACATTGGCGCCGCCGTGGCGATGCTGCTCTCACCTGATTCCGCATGGATCACAGCACAGCGCATCGAGGTCTCCGGCGGCCAGAGTATCTGA
- a CDS encoding TVP38/TMEM64 family protein, whose amino-acid sequence MAAERPFNTLRFAKLGLVLLVLSGLGLAYRQGVFEQFGDPKQFAEAVVAMGAWGYVGFIVAYTLLQPFGVPGTVFVVAAPLIWPWPIAFALSMIGTMSASVVGFSFSRFIARDWVSARVPERFKKYNQALETNGFRTVAMLRMVFWMPQVLHGFLGVSRVPFWTHFWGSLVGYIPPLLVVSYFASEVFDASGSLQPGAWKYMGGLGLASIALLILMRWFDRRAVRPNAV is encoded by the coding sequence ATGGCTGCCGAGCGACCGTTCAATACGCTGCGTTTCGCCAAGCTGGGCTTGGTGTTGCTCGTGCTGAGCGGGCTCGGTCTCGCGTATCGCCAGGGCGTGTTCGAGCAGTTCGGGGATCCGAAGCAATTCGCCGAAGCCGTCGTGGCGATGGGCGCTTGGGGCTACGTTGGCTTCATCGTCGCCTACACGCTGCTTCAACCGTTCGGTGTACCCGGCACCGTGTTCGTCGTGGCAGCTCCGCTGATCTGGCCTTGGCCTATCGCGTTCGCGCTGTCCATGATCGGCACCATGAGCGCCAGCGTCGTCGGCTTCAGCTTCTCCCGCTTCATCGCTCGGGACTGGGTCTCGGCGCGCGTCCCGGAGCGCTTCAAGAAGTACAACCAGGCGCTGGAGACAAACGGTTTCCGTACGGTAGCCATGCTGCGTATGGTGTTCTGGATGCCTCAGGTGCTGCACGGCTTCCTCGGCGTCAGCCGGGTGCCGTTCTGGACGCATTTTTGGGGTTCGCTGGTGGGCTATATCCCGCCGCTCTTGGTTGTGAGCTACTTCGCGTCGGAGGTGTTCGATGCCTCAGGTAGCCTGCAGCCTGGCGCTTGGAAGTACATGGGTGGCCTCGGGCTCGCGTCGATCGCGCTCCTGATCTTGATGCGTTGGTTCGACCGCCGCGCCGTGCGGCCAAACGCCGTTTGA
- a CDS encoding pyruvate kinase, whose amino-acid sequence MTNEHQVGIQRALLHVRDRLQEIEQRMLGLETEMQTALDRIPSERRDSARNLVHYIALRQQDLRDLQVELADLGLSSLGRLEGCVLGTIRSVLDRTREALAWRKDTDAQTALQLDPALPTSCALDWSAGMEALHQHTRELLGPKPAERHVYIMVTAPSASEGDAPWMETMLRAGMNVLRINCAHEGPAEWGRLASAVRQASELTKLPCRILMDLAGPKIRTGAIQGAPRVATWKPEKDELGRVVSPARVLLRRESAPSGEGPEAELVLGDDGFATLKAGDSLEFRDTRGKRRALSVVSLDADTAVLEAMARAYVLEEVEATHRRHDDSLGRLRIQVPSGADAAVEMRVDDELVLSGTRAFCSPPKRSSSGELETRGEIACTLAAALDGLHVGHRVLFDDGKVEAVVIDARPTEREYLLKVTRTQRSSVRIRAEKGINLPDSDLPIKALQADDLAALPFVAQYADAVSLSFARTPEDVEALHLELDRLGRRDIGVILKIETRSGFQNLPRLLLQALQRPPLGVMIARGDLAVEVGFERLAEVQEEMLWLCEASHVPAIWATQVLDNLAKTGVPSRAEVTDAAASVAAECVMLNKGPHVVDAVRTLADILERMEKHRFKKRSLARALSVSSFEERPQGPSRSAPPSESLPSNIAVRIS is encoded by the coding sequence ATGACGAACGAGCACCAGGTTGGGATCCAGCGAGCGCTGCTCCACGTGCGCGACCGGCTGCAGGAGATCGAACAGCGAATGCTTGGGCTGGAGACCGAGATGCAGACCGCGTTAGATCGCATCCCGTCGGAGCGACGGGACAGCGCGAGGAATCTGGTGCACTACATCGCGCTTCGCCAACAGGATCTACGCGACCTGCAAGTCGAGCTTGCCGACCTCGGTCTGTCCTCGCTCGGCCGTCTGGAAGGCTGTGTCCTTGGTACGATTCGCAGCGTCCTCGATCGGACTCGTGAGGCGCTCGCCTGGCGCAAGGACACCGACGCCCAAACGGCTCTGCAGCTTGATCCGGCGCTGCCCACGTCCTGCGCTCTCGATTGGTCGGCGGGGATGGAGGCGCTCCATCAACACACTCGGGAGCTGCTCGGACCGAAACCAGCAGAGCGCCACGTTTACATCATGGTCACGGCGCCGAGCGCCAGCGAAGGAGACGCCCCATGGATGGAGACGATGCTGCGCGCGGGGATGAACGTGTTGCGGATCAACTGCGCGCACGAGGGACCAGCGGAGTGGGGGCGGTTGGCGAGTGCAGTCCGTCAGGCAAGCGAACTCACCAAGCTGCCGTGTCGTATCCTCATGGATCTGGCAGGCCCGAAGATCCGTACGGGGGCCATTCAGGGCGCGCCCCGCGTAGCGACCTGGAAGCCCGAGAAGGACGAGCTTGGCCGAGTCGTGTCACCGGCGCGCGTGCTCCTGCGCCGGGAGTCCGCTCCGAGTGGGGAGGGACCCGAGGCGGAGCTTGTGCTTGGCGACGATGGGTTCGCGACACTGAAGGCGGGAGACTCTCTCGAGTTCCGCGACACCCGAGGAAAACGCCGTGCGCTTTCCGTGGTGAGCCTCGACGCGGACACCGCGGTGCTCGAAGCGATGGCTCGCGCGTATGTGCTGGAAGAAGTCGAGGCGACCCATCGGCGGCATGACGACTCCCTGGGAAGGCTGCGCATCCAGGTGCCGAGTGGCGCAGACGCGGCGGTGGAGATGCGCGTGGACGACGAGCTGGTGCTGAGTGGTACCCGGGCGTTTTGCTCGCCACCCAAGCGCAGCTCGAGCGGCGAGCTGGAGACACGGGGTGAGATCGCCTGCACCCTGGCCGCAGCGCTCGACGGCCTCCACGTCGGTCACCGCGTGTTGTTCGACGATGGCAAGGTGGAGGCCGTGGTGATCGACGCTCGACCCACGGAGCGAGAATACCTGCTCAAGGTGACGCGTACACAGCGCTCCAGCGTCCGGATCCGGGCGGAAAAAGGCATCAACTTGCCCGACTCCGACTTGCCCATCAAGGCGCTTCAGGCAGACGATCTCGCGGCGCTACCCTTCGTCGCGCAGTACGCTGACGCTGTGAGCCTCTCCTTCGCGCGCACACCCGAAGACGTCGAAGCGCTGCATCTCGAACTCGACCGACTCGGACGCCGAGACATCGGAGTGATTCTCAAGATCGAAACCCGCAGCGGCTTCCAGAATTTGCCACGCCTACTGCTCCAGGCGCTTCAGCGCCCGCCCCTCGGGGTGATGATCGCCCGCGGCGACTTGGCCGTTGAGGTCGGGTTCGAGCGCCTAGCCGAGGTCCAGGAGGAAATGCTCTGGTTGTGCGAGGCGAGTCACGTTCCAGCGATCTGGGCGACGCAGGTGCTCGATAATCTCGCGAAAACCGGCGTCCCATCCCGCGCGGAGGTCACGGATGCTGCGGCCAGCGTCGCCGCCGAGTGCGTGATGCTCAACAAGGGGCCTCACGTGGTGGACGCGGTGCGCACCCTCGCGGACATCTTGGAGCGAATGGAAAAGCACCGCTTCAAGAAGCGCAGCCTCGCGCGCGCGTTGAGCGTCTCGTCATTCGAAGAGCGTCCCCAGGGGCCGAGCCGAAGCGCTCCCCCGAGCGAGTCGCTACCCTCCAATATTGCCGTGCGGATCAGCTAG
- a CDS encoding class I SAM-dependent methyltransferase, translating to MWDQRYADAEYVYGTEPNDFLKETAEVHLPRGGAVLCLAEGEGRNGVYLAGLGFKVTGVDGSSVGLQKAQRLAQQRGVEIATIVSDLADYDLGEQRWDGVVSSWCHTPPELRKQLHAAVVRALKPGGALILESYTPQQLEYKTGGPPNAEWMMTLEGLKQELAGLEFVVGEEKIREVNEGKFHGGTSAVVQVVAKKPS from the coding sequence ATGTGGGACCAACGTTACGCCGATGCTGAGTACGTTTACGGCACGGAGCCCAACGACTTCCTGAAGGAGACGGCCGAGGTCCATCTCCCAAGAGGGGGCGCCGTGCTTTGCCTCGCGGAAGGAGAAGGGCGCAACGGCGTCTACCTCGCGGGGCTGGGCTTCAAGGTGACGGGAGTCGATGGCTCATCCGTCGGTTTGCAGAAAGCCCAACGCCTTGCTCAGCAGCGCGGCGTGGAAATCGCGACCATCGTCTCGGACTTGGCCGACTATGACTTGGGCGAGCAGCGCTGGGACGGCGTCGTCTCTTCCTGGTGTCACACCCCGCCGGAGCTTCGAAAGCAGCTCCACGCCGCGGTCGTGAGGGCACTGAAGCCTGGCGGCGCGCTCATCCTCGAGAGCTACACCCCGCAGCAGCTCGAATACAAGACCGGTGGCCCGCCCAACGCGGAGTGGATGATGACGCTCGAAGGCCTGAAGCAGGAGCTTGCTGGGCTCGAGTTCGTAGTGGGTGAGGAGAAAATTCGCGAGGTGAACGAAGGCAAGTTCCACGGTGGGACCAGCGCCGTCGTGCAGGTGGTGGCCAAGAAGCCGAGCTGA
- a CDS encoding MmcQ/YjbR family DNA-binding protein, which yields MTGISQASLERLRGLCLALPEVTEKVAWGDPTWRVRDKIFVMQKGNFEGGRPSVWLKSTAEARDPLVKARPKVFFVPPYVGHKGWIGAYVDGRVPWSLLSELIRESYRQTAPKRLAGLV from the coding sequence ATGACAGGCATCTCCCAAGCCTCTCTCGAACGCCTGCGCGGGCTGTGTCTCGCGCTACCGGAAGTCACTGAAAAGGTGGCGTGGGGAGACCCGACGTGGCGCGTGCGAGACAAGATCTTCGTGATGCAGAAGGGCAACTTCGAAGGCGGTAGGCCTTCGGTCTGGCTCAAGTCGACCGCTGAAGCGCGAGATCCGCTGGTGAAAGCCCGACCGAAGGTGTTCTTCGTTCCCCCCTACGTAGGCCACAAAGGCTGGATCGGAGCGTATGTGGATGGCCGCGTGCCCTGGAGCTTGCTGTCGGAACTGATCCGCGAGAGCTACCGCCAGACCGCGCCGAAGCGTCTGGCCGGGCTCGTCTAG
- a CDS encoding helix-turn-helix domain-containing protein has product MSRFAFGDPPLWPPLLAIVGGGASTRRHAHHALHLVLALEGELSLGVGVQRHRGAGVLTAPNVEHEIDAGGVQRLLVFLDPESDAGRELLATVEGSHRMISPRQRDALIRGVDPVALMSGGGVAWAARAAEILGAAPASPLKLHRGVRKVLKHLKDQGTAADTSLESLAAVAGISSGRFMHVFTESVGIPLRPYLAWLKLQRAVSAIVGGRTLSQAALAAGFSDSAHMSRAFSRMLGIRPRELLRSVQFNAAS; this is encoded by the coding sequence ATGAGTCGCTTTGCTTTTGGCGATCCACCGTTGTGGCCTCCGCTGCTCGCCATCGTCGGAGGTGGCGCGTCGACGCGGCGTCACGCCCATCATGCGTTGCATCTGGTGTTGGCCCTTGAAGGCGAGCTGAGCCTTGGTGTGGGGGTGCAGCGCCATCGGGGCGCTGGGGTGCTCACGGCGCCCAACGTCGAGCACGAGATCGACGCCGGCGGGGTGCAGCGCTTGCTGGTCTTCCTGGATCCCGAGAGCGATGCGGGGCGCGAGCTGCTCGCGACCGTGGAGGGTAGCCACCGCATGATCTCGCCCAGGCAGCGCGACGCGCTGATCCGGGGGGTCGACCCCGTGGCCTTGATGAGCGGCGGTGGTGTCGCCTGGGCGGCACGAGCCGCCGAGATCCTGGGCGCGGCGCCAGCGTCCCCACTCAAGCTGCATCGCGGGGTGAGGAAGGTGCTCAAGCACTTGAAGGATCAGGGCACCGCCGCGGACACGTCCCTCGAGTCCCTCGCCGCCGTCGCCGGGATCTCGTCCGGCCGCTTCATGCATGTCTTCACTGAATCCGTGGGGATCCCTCTGCGTCCCTATTTGGCCTGGCTCAAGCTACAGCGCGCCGTTTCTGCAATCGTGGGTGGCCGCACGCTGTCCCAGGCGGCGCTCGCGGCGGGCTTCTCCGATAGCGCACACATGAGCCGTGCCTTCTCCCGCATGCTTGGGATCCGCCCACGGGAGTTGCTCCGGAGCGTGCAGTTCAACGCAGCCAGTTGA
- a CDS encoding PadR family transcriptional regulator, producing MFDGGELKLVLLRLIREEARHGYDLIKAVETLTGGAYAPSPGVVYPTLTLLKDMGFVEEIDNPSSSRKLYQVTEEGIAHLEQQQELVGELIKRLESVAEARGRTDALPVRRAMNNLRTALIDKLTRGAKRETVLDIAALIDEAAQKIERL from the coding sequence ATGTTCGACGGCGGTGAGCTCAAGCTCGTGCTCTTGCGCCTGATCCGCGAGGAAGCTCGCCACGGCTACGATCTGATCAAGGCCGTGGAGACGCTCACCGGCGGCGCCTACGCGCCGAGTCCCGGTGTGGTGTACCCCACGCTGACGCTGCTCAAGGACATGGGCTTCGTCGAAGAGATCGACAACCCCTCGAGCTCCCGCAAGCTGTATCAAGTGACCGAGGAGGGCATTGCTCACCTCGAGCAACAGCAAGAGCTCGTAGGCGAGCTGATCAAGCGCTTGGAGTCTGTGGCAGAGGCACGCGGGCGCACCGACGCGCTTCCGGTCCGAAGGGCGATGAACAACCTCCGCACTGCGCTGATCGACAAGCTCACCCGCGGCGCCAAGCGCGAGACCGTGCTGGATATCGCGGCGCTGATCGACGAAGCAGCGCAGAAGATCGAGCGGCTCTGA